In the genome of uncultured Campylobacter sp., one region contains:
- a CDS encoding M3 family oligoendopeptidase translates to MNWNLGELFANEAEFSGAIDSAAAQARDFEAKFKDGLHALSAEEFLGALELYEGISEQIGKIMSFAHLRFARDTSLGAQQAKTEQACNDISQSLLFFELEFNELDAAKQDEFIAGSGRFRYYLSLLKRRKAHQLSLPQESVLLKTSPVSGEAFSRLFDESMARMSFDFRGQKLGEEEILSLLHSSDREMRKDAAASLSAVLEQNSHLLGYIYNMIKTDLKIRCELRGYDKAEAVMHEENQINIASVDALIAEAERSFALVGKFYAKKREILGYDTLYDYDRYAPLVGDESEFSFEQAKQIVLAAFEKFSPKFKQIALIAFERNWIDAMPAQNKQSGAFSHSGSRDTHPFVLLNFTRKRRDVFTLAHELGHAIHQYLSYGVGYFNSFTPLTTAETASVFCEMLVFDYMRENFSNLNDSQNFKRSVSQEAQGGEIPNEHAVKHAASQDSAGSCELAARDTDTPSQIASDKTALRAMLAAKIEDIFATLYRQIGFTTFERRVHANADELSVDRINELWMEESRKMFAGELILQDHYKSWWSYIPHFIHSPFYCYSYAYAQLLVLALYGLYKSGRLENFVQIYTEFLSSGGSDEPQKLVAKFGFDINKSEFWRIGIEQVAALVDEFVRG, encoded by the coding sequence ATGAATTGGAATTTAGGCGAGCTGTTTGCAAACGAAGCGGAATTCAGCGGCGCGATAGATAGCGCAGCTGCGCAGGCTCGGGATTTTGAAGCTAAATTTAAAGACGGATTACACGCTCTTAGCGCGGAGGAGTTTTTAGGCGCGCTTGAGCTTTATGAGGGCATCAGCGAGCAGATCGGCAAGATAATGAGCTTTGCGCATCTAAGATTCGCGCGAGATACAAGTCTCGGGGCGCAGCAGGCCAAGACAGAGCAAGCTTGCAACGACATTTCTCAGAGCTTACTTTTTTTCGAGCTTGAGTTTAACGAGCTTGACGCCGCAAAACAGGACGAGTTTATCGCAGGAAGCGGGAGATTCAGATACTATTTGAGTCTGCTTAAGCGGCGCAAAGCCCACCAGCTAAGCCTGCCGCAAGAAAGCGTGCTTTTAAAAACTTCGCCAGTAAGCGGCGAGGCGTTTTCGCGACTTTTTGACGAGAGCATGGCGCGGATGAGCTTTGATTTTCGCGGACAGAAGCTCGGCGAGGAGGAAATTTTAAGCCTGCTTCATAGCTCCGATCGCGAGATGCGAAAGGACGCCGCAGCCTCGCTAAGCGCGGTGCTAGAGCAAAACTCCCACCTGCTTGGTTACATCTACAATATGATCAAAACCGATCTTAAAATTCGCTGCGAGCTGCGGGGCTACGATAAAGCCGAGGCGGTGATGCATGAGGAAAATCAGATAAATATCGCAAGCGTCGATGCGCTGATCGCAGAGGCGGAGCGAAGCTTCGCTCTGGTCGGCAAATTTTACGCCAAAAAGCGCGAAATTTTAGGCTACGACACGCTGTATGATTACGACAGATACGCGCCTCTTGTGGGCGATGAGAGCGAGTTTAGCTTCGAGCAGGCTAAGCAGATCGTGCTTGCGGCGTTTGAAAAATTTAGCCCGAAATTTAAGCAGATTGCGTTGATCGCATTTGAGCGAAACTGGATTGACGCGATGCCCGCGCAAAATAAGCAAAGTGGCGCGTTTTCGCATTCGGGCTCGCGCGATACGCACCCTTTCGTGCTTTTAAATTTCACGCGCAAGCGCCGCGACGTATTTACACTCGCGCACGAGCTGGGGCACGCGATACATCAGTATCTAAGCTACGGCGTGGGCTATTTCAACTCCTTCACGCCGCTAACGACGGCGGAGACTGCGTCGGTATTTTGCGAGATGCTGGTGTTTGATTATATGCGCGAAAATTTTTCAAATTTAAACGACTCGCAAAATTTTAAACGCAGCGTTTCGCAAGAGGCTCAGGGCGGTGAAATTCCAAACGAGCACGCCGTAAAACATGCCGCCTCGCAAGACTCTGCGGGTTCGTGCGAGCTTGCTGCGCGCGATACGGATACGCCCTCACAGATCGCAAGCGATAAGACCGCGCTAAGAGCGATGCTCGCGGCAAAGATCGAAGATATCTTCGCGACGCTTTACCGCCAGATCGGATTTACGACCTTTGAGCGGCGCGTGCATGCAAACGCAGATGAGCTAAGCGTAGACCGTATTAATGAGCTTTGGATGGAGGAGTCGCGCAAGATGTTTGCGGGCGAGCTAATCTTGCAGGATCATTACAAAAGTTGGTGGAGCTACATCCCGCACTTCATCCACTCGCCGTTTTACTGCTACTCCTACGCCTACGCGCAGCTTTTGGTGCTCGCACTTTACGGGTTGTATAAGAGCGGTAGGCTCGAAAATTTCGTTCAAATTTACACCGAGTTTTTAAGCTCGGGCGGCAGCGACGAGCCGCAAAAGCTAGTGGCGAAATTCGGCTTTGATATCAATAAAAGCGAGTTTTGGCGCATCGGCATAGAGCAGGTCGCGGCGCTTGTAGATGAGTTTGTGAGGGGTTAG
- a CDS encoding ATP-dependent helicase has product MSDILEGLNPAQREAASHVDGAMLILAGAGSGKTKTITARLAYLLSNGVPAENTLTLTFTNKAAAEMRSRALNLISGLNLSSVPLLCTFHKFGLLFLKFHISELGRSANFQVIDTDDKKKIIKGFEINLPTSLLAAKISTYKNSLIGPKDIDELLKGEEDELSRMYSGFYAHCADAYKRYEAYLAANNLVDFDDLLILPYKILSANERLCDEISRRYAYITVDEYQDTNDIQFKLLQKLCTTHENLAVVGDDDQSIYGWRGARIENILNFKDQFSNVKFIKLEQNYRSTDEILNAANELISHNKNRLGKSLTSMNGGGEKIEILRSDEESIEAAKIAEAIKKLLSSGVAPSQIAVLYRVNALSRALEEGLNRAKIPYKMVGGVKFYERAEIKDTIAYLRLANDEHDDFSMRRIINVPKRGIGKVSLAKLDELSRLRLISLFDAFSEPDAGLSAKAAQALAELKSGIASISALADTIKKIDALEPAFGLKAYYASLPDGADRVANIDEFLAMLKDEASNKPDFDLAEFLNELSLLSDQDAIMGDAINIMSVHASKGLEFSHLFVIGLEEGFFPLLGDSNDIEEERRLAYVAITRAKRTLTLSFAASRFYRGKRERLDASRFIAEAGLVAKEPPREQSSGFSKGELIKHKLFGIGQITAVNGDRLTINFGGISRVIMSNFVEKIGSYE; this is encoded by the coding sequence ATGAGTGATATTTTAGAAGGTCTTAATCCCGCTCAGCGCGAGGCTGCGAGCCACGTGGACGGAGCGATGCTAATCTTAGCGGGTGCGGGCAGCGGCAAAACCAAAACGATCACCGCGCGCCTTGCCTATCTGCTATCAAACGGCGTGCCTGCGGAAAATACTCTCACGCTTACGTTTACGAACAAAGCCGCCGCCGAGATGCGCTCGCGAGCGCTTAATCTGATAAGCGGGCTAAATTTAAGCAGCGTGCCGCTTTTGTGCACCTTTCATAAATTTGGGCTTTTGTTTTTGAAATTTCATATTAGTGAGCTTGGGCGTAGCGCAAACTTCCAAGTAATCGATACTGACGATAAGAAAAAGATCATCAAGGGCTTTGAGATAAATTTGCCCACGTCGCTATTGGCGGCTAAAATTTCAACTTACAAAAATTCTCTGATCGGCCCCAAAGATATCGACGAGCTTCTAAAGGGCGAAGAGGACGAGCTAAGCAGGATGTATAGCGGATTTTACGCGCATTGCGCTGATGCATACAAGCGCTACGAGGCGTATTTGGCGGCGAATAATCTGGTGGATTTCGATGATCTGCTGATATTGCCTTATAAAATTTTAAGCGCCAATGAGCGGCTATGCGATGAAATTTCGCGCCGTTACGCCTATATCACGGTGGATGAGTATCAGGACACCAACGACATTCAATTCAAGCTGCTGCAAAAGCTCTGTACCACGCATGAAAACCTCGCGGTGGTGGGCGATGATGATCAGAGTATCTACGGCTGGCGCGGCGCACGGATAGAAAATATCTTAAATTTTAAAGATCAGTTCTCAAACGTGAAATTTATCAAGCTCGAGCAGAACTACCGCTCTACGGATGAAATTTTAAATGCCGCCAACGAGCTTATCTCGCATAATAAAAACCGCCTCGGCAAGAGCCTTACTAGCATGAACGGCGGCGGCGAAAAGATCGAAATTTTGCGTTCGGACGAGGAGAGTATCGAGGCGGCAAAGATCGCAGAAGCTATCAAAAAGCTGCTTTCAAGCGGCGTAGCGCCCTCTCAAATCGCCGTGCTTTACCGCGTAAACGCTCTTTCGCGCGCGCTGGAAGAGGGGCTAAATCGAGCCAAAATCCCGTATAAAATGGTAGGCGGCGTGAAATTTTACGAGCGCGCCGAGATCAAGGATACGATCGCCTATCTGCGCTTAGCAAATGACGAGCACGACGACTTTTCGATGAGGCGGATCATAAACGTGCCCAAGCGCGGCATCGGCAAGGTCTCGCTGGCAAAGCTCGATGAGCTTTCGCGCCTGCGACTTATCAGTCTATTTGACGCTTTTAGCGAGCCTGATGCGGGGCTTAGCGCCAAGGCGGCGCAGGCTCTAGCGGAGCTTAAAAGCGGCATCGCTTCTATCTCCGCGCTAGCCGATACGATCAAAAAAATAGACGCGCTGGAGCCCGCTTTCGGGCTAAAGGCTTACTATGCCTCGCTTCCGGACGGTGCTGATCGGGTAGCGAACATCGACGAGTTTTTGGCTATGCTAAAGGACGAAGCTAGCAATAAGCCCGATTTTGATCTGGCGGAATTTTTAAACGAGCTGAGCCTTCTTAGCGATCAAGACGCGATCATGGGCGATGCGATAAATATAATGAGCGTGCACGCGAGCAAAGGGCTTGAGTTTTCGCACCTTTTCGTAATCGGACTGGAGGAGGGCTTTTTCCCGCTTTTGGGTGACAGCAATGACATCGAGGAGGAGCGTAGGCTCGCATACGTAGCGATTACGCGCGCCAAACGCACGCTTACGCTTAGCTTTGCCGCTAGCCGCTTTTATCGCGGCAAGCGCGAGAGGCTTGATGCGAGCAGGTTTATAGCCGAGGCGGGTTTGGTGGCTAAAGAGCCTCCACGCGAGCAAAGCAGCGGCTTTAGCAAGGGCGAGCTGATCAAACACAAACTCTTCGGTATCGGACAGATCACGGCGGTAAACGGCGATCGGCTCACTATAAATTTCGGCGGAATTTCGCGCGTAATAATGTCGAATTTCGTAGAAAAGATCGGCTCTTATGAATAG
- the truB gene encoding tRNA pseudouridine(55) synthase TruB: MNRLFLADKPAGIGSNKFLSALKRKYGVKKAGFSGTLDPFASGALIVAFGQYARFFRFLKKEPKVYTATLWLGAQSPSGDNENIGRVEQIPPLSREVLDVAMAQMRGEIKFIPPAFSAKKIDGVRAYKLARAGEEVSLKENSMRVFDAEILSYAHPFVSFRVALSEGGYVRSFAQIFAEKLGVTGTLSALRRESEGAFDLKDPRFADEAALNPLEFLDLKPNFYDGDARDVILGKKLAAKDLASRADGRYLLICGDFYSIIEISAGEVRYLWNDVPIAGGAF, translated from the coding sequence ATGAATAGATTGTTTTTGGCGGACAAGCCCGCGGGCATAGGCAGCAATAAATTTTTAAGCGCTCTTAAGCGCAAATACGGCGTGAAAAAGGCTGGCTTTAGCGGCACGCTCGATCCCTTCGCAAGCGGCGCGCTGATCGTGGCATTTGGGCAATACGCGCGCTTTTTTAGGTTTTTGAAAAAGGAGCCAAAAGTTTACACTGCGACGTTGTGGCTGGGCGCGCAAAGCCCAAGCGGCGATAACGAAAACATAGGGCGCGTGGAGCAAATTCCACCGCTTTCGCGCGAGGTTTTAGACGTCGCGATGGCGCAAATGCGCGGCGAGATAAAATTTATCCCGCCCGCCTTCAGCGCCAAGAAAATTGACGGCGTGCGCGCATACAAGCTCGCTCGCGCGGGCGAAGAGGTGAGCTTGAAAGAGAACTCGATGCGGGTTTTTGATGCCGAAATTTTAAGTTACGCTCACCCCTTCGTAAGCTTTCGCGTTGCGCTTAGCGAGGGCGGATACGTGCGCTCTTTTGCGCAAATTTTTGCCGAGAAGCTAGGCGTTACGGGTACGCTAAGTGCGCTTAGACGGGAAAGCGAGGGGGCTTTTGATTTGAAAGATCCGCGCTTTGCGGACGAGGCGGCGCTAAATCCGCTCGAGTTTTTGGATCTTAAGCCGAACTTTTACGACGGCGATGCGCGCGACGTGATCTTGGGCAAGAAGCTCGCTGCAAAGGATCTGGCGAGCCGCGCGGACGGGCGCTATTTGCTTATCTGCGGCGATTTTTATTCGATCATCGAGATTAGCGCGGGAGAGGTGAGGTATCTGTGGAATGACGTTCCGATCGCGGGCGGCGCGTTTTAA
- a CDS encoding 4-(cytidine 5'-diphospho)-2-C-methyl-D-erythritol kinase has product MKAYTKINVFLKVVGTRGGYHEIASRFVLRRELFDEISFERASGFALECDAAQIADNIILKAKAALEQAGFARELAEFFGSHKIVLKKRIPIGAGLGGGSSDAAAFLRLANEELNLKIPRERLIAIAQNIGADVAFFVSGLEVANVRGIGEIIEPFEDRLPAIEILTPAIFCSTAAVYNEFRASFMQNINAAQARQMLSLSSEQLLARYGGPRLNDLFAPCIKLYPQMSKYRDMFLSGSGSSVFFLK; this is encoded by the coding sequence TTGAAGGCTTATACAAAGATCAATGTTTTTTTAAAAGTCGTCGGCACGCGCGGCGGTTACCACGAGATCGCCTCGCGCTTCGTGCTGCGTAGGGAGCTTTTTGATGAGATAAGCTTCGAGCGCGCGAGCGGCTTTGCGCTTGAATGCGACGCCGCGCAGATCGCGGATAATATAATTTTAAAAGCCAAGGCGGCGCTCGAGCAGGCGGGCTTTGCGCGTGAGCTTGCGGAATTTTTCGGCTCGCACAAGATCGTTCTTAAAAAACGTATTCCGATCGGCGCGGGTCTTGGGGGCGGCAGTAGCGATGCGGCGGCGTTTTTGCGGCTTGCGAACGAGGAATTAAATTTAAAAATTCCACGCGAGCGGCTCATCGCGATCGCGCAAAATATCGGCGCGGACGTCGCGTTTTTTGTTAGCGGGCTTGAGGTCGCAAACGTGCGCGGCATCGGCGAGATCATCGAGCCTTTCGAGGACCGCCTGCCCGCGATCGAAATTTTAACGCCCGCGATCTTTTGCTCCACGGCGGCGGTTTATAACGAGTTTCGCGCAAGCTTTATGCAAAACATAAATGCCGCGCAGGCTCGGCAGATGCTTAGCCTAAGCAGCGAGCAGCTGCTAGCGCGATACGGCGGCCCCCGGCTAAACGATCTTTTCGCGCCGTGCATAAAGCTATATCCGCAGATGAGCAAGTATCGCGATATGTTTCTAAGCGGCAGCGGCAGTAGCGTGTTTTTCTTAAAATAA
- the smpB gene encoding SsrA-binding protein SmpB: protein MKELSKNRKAFHDFTILESFEAGIVLKGSEVKALRAGRGNLKDSFCRVIRGELFLLNAHISYLESTNAHFRPDEGAARKLLMHRKQIDKLLGAVSKEGLTIVVLSLYLNDKNRVKARIALASGKNLHDKRESLKRKEADREAQSAMKRYDKHSF from the coding sequence ATGAAAGAACTGAGTAAAAATCGCAAGGCATTTCACGATTTTACGATACTTGAAAGCTTTGAAGCGGGCATCGTGCTAAAGGGCAGCGAGGTCAAAGCTCTGCGCGCGGGTAGGGGCAATCTCAAAGATAGCTTTTGTCGCGTGATCCGCGGCGAGCTGTTTTTGCTAAACGCGCATATCAGCTATCTTGAAAGCACCAACGCCCATTTTCGTCCCGATGAAGGGGCGGCGCGAAAGCTTTTGATGCACCGAAAGCAGATCGACAAACTGCTTGGCGCGGTTAGCAAAGAGGGCCTTACCATCGTGGTTTTGTCGCTGTATCTGAATGATAAAAACCGCGTAAAGGCGCGCATCGCTTTGGCTAGTGGCAAAAATCTGCACGATAAGCGCGAATCGCTAAAGCGCAAGGAAGCCGACCGCGAAGCGCAAAGCGCGATGAAGCGATACGACAAGCATTCATTTTAA
- a CDS encoding TlpA family protein disulfide reductase — protein MKKFLLSCLTIFVLSGCGDDSQKKTGSAGENPAASENQMAKNSAQDKNGERIGGESGEEVAFTPFKTGERFTLKSVVGGEVTIERTEKGFKLADSDKILMFDIFGTYCQPCRIEAPHLMDFQLKNSADFLMVGLIYFEDITDAQVIENFTKKFNAYYFISNSKQNERIVGQILSDIGYRHALSIPFKVVLKDGKYQRLTDINEGDERGKPYYLGMVDTDVIKSDIARIKNGN, from the coding sequence ATGAAGAAATTTTTACTATCATGTTTGACAATTTTTGTTTTAAGTGGCTGCGGAGATGATTCGCAGAAAAAGACGGGCTCTGCTGGCGAGAATCCTGCCGCGAGCGAGAATCAGATGGCAAAAAATTCCGCTCAAGATAAAAATGGCGAGCGTATTGGCGGAGAAAGTGGCGAGGAGGTAGCTTTTACGCCGTTTAAAACGGGCGAACGATTTACGCTTAAAAGCGTCGTAGGCGGTGAGGTAACGATCGAGCGCACAGAAAAGGGCTTTAAGCTTGCGGACAGCGATAAAATTTTAATGTTTGATATTTTTGGTACATACTGTCAGCCGTGCCGCATCGAAGCGCCGCATCTGATGGACTTTCAGCTAAAAAATTCCGCGGATTTTCTGATGGTCGGCTTGATTTATTTTGAGGATATTACCGATGCGCAGGTGATCGAAAATTTTACGAAAAAGTTCAATGCGTATTATTTCATCTCCAATTCGAAACAAAACGAGCGTATAGTGGGTCAAATTTTAAGCGACATCGGTTATCGCCATGCGCTTTCGATCCCTTTTAAAGTAGTACTTAAAGACGGAAAATATCAAAGGCTTACCGACATTAACGAGGGTGATGAGCGGGGCAAGCCGTATTACTTAGGCATGGTCGATACTGATGTGATAAAAAGCGATATCGCCAGGATAAAAAATGGCAACTAA
- a CDS encoding ATP-dependent Clp protease adaptor ClpS — translation MATKTGVQIHTRAKTKSFVPRPYKVILLNDDVTTMDFVVYILMEIFAKNFNDAVDLMMKVHKQGRAVCGAYPKEIAECKQQAVLQAAKAAGFPLRCEIEED, via the coding sequence ATGGCAACTAAAACCGGTGTGCAGATTCACACTCGCGCCAAAACAAAATCTTTCGTGCCTCGTCCGTATAAGGTGATTTTGCTAAACGACGACGTGACGACGATGGATTTCGTGGTTTATATTTTGATGGAGATTTTCGCCAAAAACTTTAACGACGCCGTAGATTTAATGATGAAAGTTCATAAGCAGGGTCGCGCGGTTTGCGGCGCGTATCCTAAAGAGATAGCCGAGTGCAAGCAACAAGCGGTTTTACAAGCGGCAAAGGCCGCAGGATTCCCTCTTAGATGTGAGATCGAAGAGGATTAA
- a CDS encoding AAA family ATPase, with protein sequence MIGFFLNKHFEQAISVANDGEDEYITTSHVVYAIFKYNKPFHGLIAKEIPDINYLNILDNLGGLLDMMPKSSGKDPAQTIEFKQFYTELNNAKEPKNELDFMLKILNDKENDCTKILNHYGINAAIFELIVRKYKSAFDHRDEVVSRDEAAAIKLNSYDIDDITHAMNYDESRRQWQNTEFEPAFEGEKDAINERDIKKDSPSSLYTANLNKIALEGKIDPLIGREKEIEKTLQTLCRRKKNNPILVGEAGVGKTAIIEGIALKIVLGEVPEKLKNKVIYALDAGALIAGTTLRGEFEERLKDLIDEFSANQNAILFIDEIHTIVGAGTGNRNELDMSNILKPSLASGELSVIGATTYGEYRSFSQDKALSRRFCKIDVSEPSIDDSVEILKGVAKKYEEFHGVKFSDEILRDSVTLAKKYQSDKFLPDSAIDLIDEVGASFAFKPHEAPLEISKDDLVNTLSISANIANLSSSVDNKQVLKNLEANIKREIFGQDEAVSSLCKALLRSYAGLGGASSPIGVFLFAGSSGVGKSELAKVLAAQLGVHFERYDMSEYMEAHSVSRLIGAPPGYVGFENGGILTNNIKKHPYSVILFDEVEKAHPSMTNIFLGIFDNASLTDNNGVMTDFKNTIIIMTSNLGTKEAPQVGFTKDESYKVDSAIKSFFAPEFRNRIDKIINFNRLSGEILEKIVDKTIGELESQLKNVKISLNKEAKDLIISRGYSDEFGARNLKREISSQISDHISGELLFGALQEGGLVSVSVKDGELSFSFASTPLSQIEKKQPALAQSSVVK encoded by the coding sequence ATGATAGGATTTTTTTTAAACAAACATTTTGAACAAGCAATCAGCGTCGCAAACGACGGCGAGGACGAATATATCACCACTTCGCACGTAGTTTACGCGATTTTTAAATACAATAAGCCCTTTCACGGGCTCATCGCCAAAGAAATTCCGGATATTAACTACCTAAATATCTTGGATAATCTGGGCGGGCTTTTGGATATGATGCCTAAATCAAGCGGCAAGGATCCGGCGCAGACGATAGAATTTAAGCAGTTCTATACTGAATTAAATAATGCCAAAGAGCCTAAAAACGAGCTTGATTTTATGCTTAAAATTTTAAATGATAAGGAAAACGACTGCACTAAAATTTTAAATCACTACGGTATCAATGCCGCGATTTTTGAGCTTATCGTGCGAAAGTACAAATCTGCTTTCGATCACCGCGATGAGGTCGTTTCTCGCGACGAAGCCGCAGCGATTAAGCTAAACTCATACGATATCGATGATATCACGCATGCGATGAATTACGACGAAAGTCGCAGGCAGTGGCAGAATACGGAATTTGAGCCTGCGTTTGAGGGCGAAAAGGACGCCATAAACGAGCGCGATATTAAAAAAGACTCGCCTAGCTCACTTTATACAGCGAATCTCAATAAAATTGCGCTTGAGGGTAAGATCGATCCACTCATCGGACGCGAAAAAGAGATCGAAAAGACGCTGCAAACCCTCTGTCGCCGCAAGAAAAACAATCCTATCTTAGTGGGCGAAGCAGGAGTTGGTAAAACAGCGATCATCGAGGGTATCGCGCTAAAAATCGTCCTCGGCGAAGTGCCAGAAAAGCTAAAAAACAAGGTGATTTACGCCCTTGATGCTGGCGCGCTAATCGCAGGTACTACGCTGCGCGGGGAGTTTGAGGAGAGGCTAAAGGATCTCATAGACGAGTTTAGCGCCAATCAAAACGCGATTTTATTTATCGATGAAATTCACACGATCGTTGGCGCAGGCACGGGCAATCGCAACGAGCTTGATATGTCAAATATCCTAAAACCTTCGCTTGCAAGCGGCGAGCTATCGGTCATCGGCGCTACTACATACGGCGAATACCGCTCGTTTTCGCAGGATAAAGCGCTTAGCCGCAGGTTTTGCAAGATCGATGTAAGCGAGCCTAGCATTGACGATAGCGTCGAAATTTTAAAAGGCGTAGCCAAAAAATATGAGGAATTTCACGGCGTGAAATTTAGCGACGAAATTTTGCGTGATAGCGTAACGCTTGCTAAAAAATATCAAAGCGATAAATTCCTTCCCGATAGCGCCATTGATCTCATCGACGAGGTGGGCGCTAGCTTTGCATTTAAGCCGCACGAAGCTCCGCTTGAAATCAGCAAGGACGATTTAGTAAATACGCTTTCGATTAGCGCAAATATCGCAAATTTAAGTAGTAGTGTCGATAATAAACAGGTACTAAAAAATCTGGAAGCCAATATCAAGCGCGAAATTTTCGGTCAAGACGAGGCGGTTAGCAGCCTTTGCAAGGCGCTTTTGCGCTCTTACGCCGGGCTTGGAGGCGCAAGCTCCCCAATCGGCGTATTTTTATTTGCAGGTAGCAGCGGTGTGGGCAAAAGTGAGCTAGCCAAGGTCTTAGCCGCGCAGCTTGGAGTGCATTTTGAGCGCTATGATATGAGCGAATATATGGAAGCTCACAGCGTCTCTAGGCTCATCGGAGCACCTCCTGGATACGTGGGCTTTGAAAATGGCGGAATTTTAACGAATAACATTAAAAAGCACCCCTACAGCGTCATTTTATTTGATGAGGTAGAAAAAGCTCATCCTAGCATGACGAATATTTTTTTAGGAATTTTCGATAACGCAAGTCTTACCGATAACAACGGCGTTATGACCGATTTTAAAAATACTATCATAATAATGACGTCGAATTTAGGCACGAAAGAAGCGCCGCAAGTTGGATTTACGAAGGACGAGAGCTATAAAGTAGATAGCGCCATAAAAAGCTTCTTTGCGCCGGAATTTCGCAACCGCATCGATAAAATCATAAATTTTAACCGCTTAAGCGGCGAAATTTTAGAAAAGATCGTGGATAAAACTATCGGTGAGCTGGAGTCGCAGCTAAAGAACGTAAAGATTAGTCTAAACAAGGAAGCAAAAGATTTGATTATCTCACGTGGCTATTCAGACGAGTTTGGAGCGCGAAATTTAAAGCGCGAGATCAGCTCTCAGATCAGCGATCATATAAGCGGCGAGCTGCTTTTTGGCGCGCTGCAAGAGGGCGGCTTGGTTAGCGTGAGCGTAAAAGATGGCGAGCTAAGCTTTAGCTTTGCTTCTACGCCTTTGTCGCAGATAGAAAAAAAGCAACCCGCACTAGCTCAAAGCAGTGTCGTTAAATAA
- the aat gene encoding leucyl/phenylalanyl-tRNA--protein transferase, translated as MARFYDFPDPMDAPDFAPLASGGDLSEDCLLSAYSAGIFPWFNEDEPILWWSPDPRAVLDPCEVRVQKSIKPYLKRYEVKFDANFKGFIERCKDVRKKESDGTWISEQIVQAYSRLAADGYAHSVEAYEDGELVGGLYGLIFGRVFCGESMLSLKSNASKVALIRLCEVLANFGFLIDCQIMNEHLKFMGAKEMPRAEFLALFAELSAQDSGFERFADLKVPRGAQH; from the coding sequence ATGGCTCGGTTTTACGATTTTCCAGATCCTATGGATGCGCCCGATTTTGCGCCGCTTGCAAGTGGTGGCGATCTGAGCGAGGATTGCTTGCTTAGTGCTTATAGTGCAGGGATATTTCCGTGGTTTAACGAGGATGAGCCGATTTTATGGTGGTCGCCCGATCCGCGTGCAGTGCTTGATCCGTGCGAAGTGCGTGTGCAAAAGTCCATTAAGCCCTATCTTAAGCGATATGAAGTGAAATTTGACGCGAATTTTAAGGGCTTCATCGAGCGCTGCAAAGACGTACGAAAAAAAGAGAGCGACGGCACGTGGATCAGCGAGCAGATCGTGCAGGCTTACTCGCGTTTGGCAGCAGACGGTTACGCTCACAGCGTCGAGGCGTACGAGGACGGCGAGCTTGTGGGTGGGCTATACGGACTAATTTTTGGGCGTGTGTTTTGCGGCGAGAGTATGCTGAGCCTAAAGAGCAATGCTTCGAAAGTTGCGCTGATTAGGCTTTGTGAGGTGCTTGCAAATTTCGGCTTTCTAATCGATTGTCAGATTATGAACGAGCATCTGAAATTTATGGGTGCTAAAGAGATGCCGCGAGCGGAATTCCTCGCTCTATTTGCTGAGCTTAGTGCGCAAGATAGCGGCTTTGAGCGCTTTGCGGATCTTAAAGTTCCGCGCGGAGCGCAGCATTGA